In Calorimonas adulescens, the following are encoded in one genomic region:
- a CDS encoding SIR2 family NAD-dependent protein deacylase: protein MDNIKKACELIINAKYCLALTGAGISTESGIPDFRSPGTGLWEKMDPMEALSTDVLYGNPEKFYREGFNILRGMRDVQPNTAHRVLAWLEECGYIKGVITQNIDNLHQKAGSKKVYEVHGNTRTCHCTRCKSNFDFQEMERQIDSGVKVPKCEKCGAMLRPDVVMFGDPMPRDFDIAIKEAEKCDVLLVIGSSLEVAPVCHIPGMVPHLIIINLLPTPYDKYADVVFHEKAGVVMDNIRETIQNS from the coding sequence ATGGACAATATCAAAAAGGCATGTGAACTTATTATAAATGCAAAATATTGTCTTGCTTTAACAGGCGCGGGTATATCCACAGAAAGTGGAATTCCAGACTTTAGAAGTCCTGGGACAGGACTATGGGAAAAAATGGATCCAATGGAGGCCCTATCCACTGATGTTTTGTACGGTAATCCAGAAAAATTTTATAGAGAAGGTTTTAACATTCTCCGCGGTATGCGAGATGTTCAGCCGAATACTGCACATCGTGTCTTGGCATGGTTAGAAGAATGTGGGTATATAAAAGGTGTAATTACACAGAATATAGATAACCTGCATCAAAAGGCCGGTTCAAAGAAAGTATATGAGGTTCATGGCAATACAAGGACCTGTCATTGTACTAGATGTAAATCGAATTTTGATTTTCAAGAGATGGAAAGACAGATAGATAGTGGCGTTAAAGTGCCAAAATGTGAAAAGTGTGGTGCTATGTTACGACCTGATGTGGTTATGTTTGGAGATCCAATGCCGCGTGATTTTGATATTGCCATAAAGGAAGCTGAAAAATGTGATGTCTTGTTGGTGATTGGCTCAAGCCTGGAGGTGGCACCTGTTTGCCATATTCCGGGAATGGTTCCTCATTTAATTATAATAAATCTGTTGCCGACTCCATATGATAAATATGCGGATGTGGTTTTTCATGAAAAAGCCGGTGTGGTTATGGACAACATAAGAGAAACCATACAGAATTCTTAA
- a CDS encoding methyl-accepting chemotaxis protein, with the protein MIKNIYSRLVIFIIFLVVLSIGASGYYSYYLNNNAIITQLKNEENSVLNVSGYYMDSLLANYEHQLNQFTASDVAQNIDGMKENEEQILNYLSNYIKTIPNAVNIYISTSDGRLYLYPSQDLPADYNQRQKDWYNQASSASGKIIWTDVYKDAVSNKSVVTVAKQIKDNTGNVIGVAGIGIDLSSLSDNLSNIKVGNTGYVFLIDRNGIVIAHPDKSNLGIDVNQYDWGKKILADGENGSLDYSFNDISKYATYKTIDRVGWKIVATLPYNEIIASSSSILRGSMLSGSIFMLIGVLVAFLIARSIIGPINRLNKSLSYVENGDFSHKTGVKSKDEIGLLASYFDKAIESVRTLVIDIRNIAENVKKEMETLSFSVSQTVGVTEEISKAVEDVASGASAQASDIQEVSSVVEELSKSIGRVKEAAEEVSMLSHDSLLLSQEGKKIVDTLVERNWENVEANRNVLKSINELNERSQRIGDIIKTINAIADQTNLLSLNAAIEAARAGEAGRGFAVVAEEIRKLAEQSSKAVLQVQELIGGIEENINDSVANSEVAKRINEGLTDSVKNTSSAFAMISGSLEKAMESIEKVINMMDEMNRLRERVVEAVENISAVSEETAASSEEVSASAEEQNASLEGIDISLQQLKEMTAKLFEAISQFKV; encoded by the coding sequence ATGATTAAAAATATTTATAGCCGACTGGTGATTTTTATTATTTTTCTTGTAGTTTTAAGCATTGGAGCATCTGGGTACTATAGCTACTATTTAAATAATAATGCTATAATAACCCAGTTAAAAAATGAAGAAAACTCAGTTCTAAATGTCTCTGGTTATTATATGGACAGTCTTTTGGCAAACTATGAACATCAGCTAAACCAATTTACAGCGTCTGATGTTGCTCAGAACATTGATGGCATGAAAGAAAATGAAGAGCAGATATTAAACTACCTGAGCAACTACATAAAGACAATTCCTAATGCGGTTAACATTTATATCAGTACTTCAGACGGCAGATTGTATCTTTATCCTTCGCAAGATCTTCCAGCAGACTATAACCAAAGACAAAAGGACTGGTATAACCAGGCAAGCTCTGCCTCAGGGAAAATTATTTGGACAGATGTCTATAAAGATGCAGTGAGCAATAAAAGCGTGGTTACTGTTGCAAAGCAGATAAAAGATAATACTGGGAACGTTATAGGTGTTGCTGGAATAGGTATAGACTTAAGTTCTCTCTCTGATAATCTTAGCAATATTAAGGTTGGCAATACTGGCTATGTATTTCTTATTGATAGAAATGGAATAGTCATAGCTCATCCAGACAAATCAAATCTTGGCATAGATGTGAATCAGTACGATTGGGGGAAAAAGATACTTGCAGATGGGGAAAACGGTTCGTTGGACTACAGCTTTAATGATATTAGTAAATATGCTACATATAAAACCATAGATAGAGTTGGTTGGAAAATAGTGGCCACACTTCCATATAATGAAATCATAGCCTCATCTTCCAGTATCCTTCGAGGTTCAATGCTATCTGGTAGCATATTCATGCTGATAGGTGTACTGGTGGCGTTCCTTATTGCAAGAAGTATTATAGGTCCTATTAATAGGCTCAATAAGTCACTGTCGTATGTTGAAAATGGGGATTTTTCCCATAAGACAGGTGTGAAGTCAAAAGATGAAATAGGCCTGCTTGCATCATATTTTGATAAGGCCATTGAGAGTGTAAGGACACTGGTGATAGATATTCGCAATATCGCTGAAAATGTAAAAAAGGAGATGGAAACACTATCCTTTTCTGTATCCCAAACTGTAGGTGTTACTGAAGAGATATCAAAAGCAGTGGAAGATGTAGCATCTGGTGCCTCTGCACAGGCTTCAGATATTCAAGAGGTAAGCAGCGTGGTTGAGGAACTTTCAAAAAGTATAGGTCGAGTTAAAGAAGCAGCGGAAGAAGTGTCTATGCTGTCCCATGATTCTCTCCTTTTAAGCCAGGAAGGCAAAAAGATTGTAGATACCTTGGTGGAAAGAAATTGGGAAAATGTAGAAGCAAACAGAAATGTGTTAAAGTCTATTAATGAACTCAATGAGCGCTCTCAAAGAATTGGTGACATCATCAAAACAATCAACGCTATAGCAGATCAGACAAACCTGTTATCATTAAATGCTGCCATAGAAGCTGCGCGTGCTGGAGAAGCAGGCAGAGGATTTGCTGTTGTAGCTGAAGAGATACGTAAGCTCGCAGAACAGTCCTCAAAAGCAGTTTTGCAGGTTCAGGAACTTATTGGTGGTATTGAGGAGAATATAAATGACAGCGTGGCTAATTCCGAGGTGGCTAAAAGAATAAATGAGGGGTTAACAGATAGTGTAAAGAATACGTCCAGTGCCTTTGCGATGATATCCGGGTCTCTTGAGAAGGCTATGGAGTCTATTGAAAAAGTTATCAACATGATGGATGAGATGAATAGACTTAGAGAAAGGGTAGTGGAGGCTGTAGAAAATATATCTGCAGTCTCTGAGGAAACAGCAGCGTCATCAGAGGAGGTCTCTGCTTCTGCTGAGGAACAAAATGCCAGTTTAGAGGGAATAGATATATCGCTGCAGCAGTTAAAGGAAATGACAGCTAAACTGTTTGAGGCAATATCGCAATTTAAGGTTTGA
- a CDS encoding cold shock domain-containing protein — protein sequence MKGKVKWFNSEKGYGFIEREGGPDVFVHFSAISMDGFKTLEEGQAVEFEIVEGAKGPQATNVTVINA from the coding sequence ATGAAAGGTAAGGTAAAGTGGTTTAATTCTGAGAAGGGGTACGGCTTCATTGAGAGAGAAGGAGGCCCTGATGTATTTGTACACTTCTCAGCGATAAGCATGGATGGGTTCAAGACATTGGAAGAAGGACAGGCAGTAGAGTTTGAGATAGTCGAAGGTGCTAAAGGCCCTCAGGCCACCAATGTTACTG